In Pseudomonas sp. ADAK2, the genomic window CTGCAACAGCAGAACAACGAAATCGAACAAGCGGCCACCGCAGTCAATGAAATGACCGCAGCCGTGGAAGAAGTGGCGCGCAACGCCGTGTCGACCTCCGAAGCCTCGAACCAATCGACCCTGGCCGCTCGCGAGGGCCGCAACCGTGTGGTGGAAACTGTCGACGCGATCCAGACCATGACCCACGACGTACAAAACACTTCGGTGATGATCGAAGGCCTGGCCGCGCAAGGTCGCGACATCGGCAAGGTGCTGGACGTGATCCGCGCCATCGCCGAACAGACCAACCTGCTGGCGCTTAACGCGGCCATCGAAGCCGCCCGTGCCGGTGAAGCCGGGCGTGGTTTTGCGGTGGTGGCGGACGAAGTTCGGGCATTGGCCCATCGCACCGCGCAATCGACCCAGGAAATCGAAAAAATGGTCGCCGGCATTCAAAACGGCACCGGTGAAGCGGTGTCCTCGATGCAGCAAAGCAACCAGCGCACCCAAAGCACCCTGGAAATGGCCCGCGCCGCCGGCGTTGCCCTGGAGCAGATCACCCAATCGATCCACCTGATCAACGAACGCAACCTGGTGATCGCCAGCGCCTCGGAAGAACAGGCTCAGGTGTCCCGCGAAGTCGACCGCAACCTGGTCAACATCCGCGATCTCGCCACCCAGTCCGCCGCCGGTGCCAACCAGACCAGCGCCGCCACTCATGAACTGTCGCGATTGGCGGTGGATTTGAATGCGATGGTGGCGCGTTTTGTAATTTGAGATAGGGTTGAGTCTGGAACACGCGCGATAGGAGAAGTACATGCGCTATTCAGCCCTGACCCAACGCATCGCCGGTGACGGAGCGGCAGCCTGGCAGATTCATGATCGAGCGCTGGAGTTACGAGAGCAGGGCGTTGATGTGTTGCTGCTGACCGTGGGCGATCCGGATTTCGACACGCCCAGACCGATCGTCCAGGCCGCCATCGACAGTTTGTTGGCCGGCGACACCCATTACTCGGATGTGCGCGGCACTCGGGCGCTGCGCGACAGCATCGCCAGCCGTCACCGGCGCCGCAGTGGTCAGGCGGTGGATGCCGGGCATGTGATTGTCTTGCCGGGGGCGCAATGTGCGGTGTACTCGGTGGCGCAATGCTTGCTCGATCCGGGCGATGAAGTGATCGTCGCCGAACCGATGTACGTCACCTATGAAGGCGTTTTCGGGGCCTGCGGGGCCAAAGTGGTGCCCGTTGCGGTGCGGCCGGAGAACGGCTTTCGCGTGGACCCGGCCGATGTCGCGGCGCTGATCACGCCCAAAACCCGGGTCATTTTACTCAACAGTCCGAACAATCCTTCCGGCGCCAGTCTTTCATTGAAGATCTGGCAAGAGCTGGCGCAGCTGTGCGTTCGTCACGACTTATGGCTGATCAGCGATGAGGTCTACAGCGACTTGCTGTACGAAGGCGAGCATGTCAGCCCCGCCAGTTTGCCCGGCATGGCCGAGCGTACCGCGACCATTAATAGCCTGTCCAAATCCCACGCCATGAGCGGCTGGCGGGTTGGTTGGGTCATCGGCCCCAAACCCTTGGCCGAGCACTTGATGCACCTGTCGTTGTGCATGCTGTTTGGCATTCCGGACTTCGTGCAGAAAGCCGCACAAGTGGCGCTGGATGGAGATTTGCCGGAAGTGGCGCAAATGCGCGAAGAGTATCGCCAGCGACGCGACCTGGTGTGCGCACGGTTAAGCGCATGCCCGGGTATCCGGCCGATCGTGCCCGATGGCGGGATGTTCGTGATGGTCGACATACGCCCGACCGGGCTATGTGCCCAGGGGTTTGCCGAGCGGTTGCTGGAAGGGTATGGCGTTTCGGTGTTGGCGGGTGAAGCCTTCGGGCCGAGTGCGGCGGGGCATATCCGGATTGGCTTGGTGGTGGATCAGGTGAAACTGGCGGATGCGTGTCGGCGGATAGCCCTTTGTGCGGCGGATTTGCTGGAGGCGCGTAGAGCCTGATCGTTCCCACGCTCTGCGTGGGAATGCCGCCAGGGACGCTCCGCGTTCCGCTTTTGAATGTGACGCGGAGCATTACGGGATGCACTCCCACGGGTCGCGTGGGAACGATCACCGTTCAGGCCTTCCAGGCCCCGGCATTCACCAGATTCACCGGCCGCTCACCCGCCAACGCCATCAGCAGATTGTCCACCGCACACCTGGCCATCGCCTCCCGCGTCTCATGGGTCGCCGAGCCAATGTGCGGCGTCGCCACCACGTTGTTCAACTGCATCAGCGGCGAATCGTGATTCAGCGGCTCACGCTCAAACACATCCAGCCCCGCCGCACGAATCTGTCCCTCACGCAGGGCCTGGATCAGCGCCGCTTCGTCCACCACTTTGCCCCGGGAAATGTTGATGAAGATTGTTTCCGGGCCCATCAAGGCAAATTGCTCGGCACCGATCAACCGTTCGGTTTCAGCGGTCAGCGGCAAGGTCAGGCACACGAAATCCGCCTCTTGCAACAGCTGCGGCAGGCTGCGGTATTGCGCATTGAAACGCTGTTCCACCGCCGGTTTCGGCGAGTGGCTGTGATAGATCACCGGCATGCCAAAGCCGAAATGGCCACGCTGGGCCAACGCTTCACCAATGCGCCCCATGCCGATGATGCCCAGGGTCTTGCCATGCACATCGGTGCCGAACTGCGCCGGGCCGACGTTACGATTCCACTGGCCGGCGCGAACCATATTCGCCAGTTCCACCACACGCCGCGCGGAGGCCAGGATCAGCGCGAAACCGGTGTCGGCGGTGGTTTCGGTAAGCACATCCGGGGTGTTGCTGAGCAGGATCCGGCGCTCGGTCAGGTAGTCGATGTCGTAGTTGTCGACGCCCACCGAAACGCTGGCAATCGCTTCCAGGTTTGGCGCCAGGTCGAGCAAGCCAGCGTCCAGTTTCAGACTGGCGCCGAGTAAACCCTGAGCGCGGGGCAAGGCATCGCGCAACTTGGCCAAACCCTCGGCATCGAGGCTGTCGATCAGGGTCACGTCGGTCTGCTCATGCAGGCGAGCCATCAGCAACGGCGAGAGTTTCTTGTACAGCACGACCTGCTTTTTCATCGTCATCATCTCAACTTCAATTCAAGGGTGAGCAGGCACCGGCCGTTTCGCAACGGCTTTGGCCACGACCCGGTCACTCGCACCGGGCTTGAGGAAAATCGTCAGCACGACCGAGAGCATCAATGCGCCGCTCATCAACAGATAAGAAGCGCCGGGCGAACCGGTGGTGCTATTCAGGTAACCGACCAGATAAGAACCGCCAAACGAACCGAGGGCGCCCATGCTGTTGATCAGGGCCATGGCGCCACCGGCAACGTTGGCCGGAAGGATTTCCGGGACAATCGCAAAGAACGGCCCGTAAGGCGCATACATGCAAGCCCCGGCGATCACCAGCAAGGTGTAGGACCACCAGAAATGTTCAGCGCCCAAGGCGTAGGAACCGTAGAACGCAATTGAGGCGATCAGCAGTGGAGGCCAGACGAAGCGTTTGCGCTTCTGCAATTTGTCCGAACCCCAGGACACCGCGAGCATGCCGATCACCGCCGCCAGGTACGGCAGCGCCGAGAGCCAGCCGGCTTCGACCATGTCCATCTGCAAACCGGCCTTGAGGATCGATGGCAGCCACAGCACGAAACCGTAGACGCCAATGCTCCAGCAGAAAAACTGCAAGGCCAGCACGATCACTTTGGGTGAGCGGAAGGCTTCGGCGTAGTTTTTCACCGCTTTGATCCCGACTTGTTCGGCCGCCAGGGCGCTTTCCAGGTCTTGTTTTTCCTGGTCGCTGAGCCACTCGGCCTGGGCTGGACGTTCATCGGCCAAACGCCACCAGATAAAGGCCCAGAGCACCGCCGGCAAGCCTTCGATGATGAACATCCAGCGCCAGCTGAAATGCTGCACCAGGTAGCCCGAGACCACCGACATCCACAGCATGGTCACCGGGTTGCCGAGGATCAGAAAGGTATTGGCCCGCGAGCGTTCGGCGCGGGTGAACCAGTGGCACAGGTAGACCAGCATCGCCGGCATCACCGCGGCTTCAACCACGCCGAGCATGAAGCGGATGACAATCAGCCAATAGGCGCTGGAGACGATCCCGGTCAGGGTGGCGAGGCCGCCCCAAAGGATCAGGCTGACGAAAATCAGTTTCTTCACGCTGTGCTTCTGCGCATAGATCGCGCCTGGCACCTGGAAGAAAAAGTAGCCGAGGAAGAACAGCGCCCCGAGCATCGACGACAGGCCCGGAGTGATCATCAGGTCTTCGGCCATCCCGGAGGCGGCGGCGAACCCATAGTTGGCGCGATCCAGGTACGCCAGGCTATAGGTGATGAAGACGATGGGCATGATGTACCACCAGCGGCGGGTGGCGAGTGTTGCGGTTTTCATGTTTGGTGCTCCTGAGCTTGTTGTTTTTGTCGCAGCAGGTAACGGTCTAAATCTTCATTGATCGTTCCCACACTCTGCGTGGGAATGCCTCTAGGGACGCTCCGCGTCCCATGTGACGCAGAGCGTCACGGGCTGCATTCCCACGCAGGAGCGTGGGGACGATCGGGTATGTGGCTCGGCAGTTCCATTCGGGTCGGCAATCCTTCCATATCCCCCCGACTCTGCACCGCCCGGCTGCCAATCCAGTTGGCGCGCTGCACGGCGTCGGCAAAGCTGTGGTTTTCCAGCAGGGCGCTGATCATGCCGACGGCAAACCCGTCGCCGGCGCCGACGGTGTCGACAACGGTTGCCACCGGCACGCCGGCCACAAAACCCTGATCCAGATGCGTGCGGTAATACGCACCGTGGGGCCCAAGCTTGATCGCTACCGCTTCCGCCCCTTGATCGAGGTAAAACGCCGCAATGTCGGCCGGGTCTTCAAAACCGGTGAGCAAGCGACCCTCGCTCAAACCCGGCAGCACCCAGTGGGCGAGGGCGGCGAGGCGGTTGATCTCGCTGATCATCTGTTGCTCGCTGGCCCACAGGCTCGGGCGCAGGTTCGGGTCGAAGGACACGCTGCGTCCGGCATTGCGCATGCGGCTCATCAACTCGAAAGACATCTCACGGGCGCTTGCCGAGAGCGCCGGAGGAATGCCGGTGGCGTGCAAGTGCCTGGCGCTCAACAGCTCAGGTTTGATCGACTGCACCGACAAGTGACTGGCCGCTGAACCTCGACGGAAATACTCGACCACCGGATCGCTGCCATCGTCGGTGCGCGACTTGAGTTGAAAACCGGTTGGGTGGGCCGAATCGAGCTCGACATGGCGGCAATCGAGGCCTTCTTTTTCCAGCGTATCGATAACAAACCGACCCAGGGAATCAGCACCCACCCGGCTCAGCCAGGCGACGTTGAACCCCAACCGCGATAAACCAATGGCCACGTTGTTGTCGGCCCCGGCAATGCGTTTATGAAAATGCCCGACCTCGGCCAGGTCACCGTTCTGCTCGGCGACGAACATCGCCATGGTTTCGCCGAACGACAGAATATCGATCTCAGACATGCGCGCTCTCCAACCGTGATTGACCGAGGCGGGCGAGGGTGGCCACGTGTTCGCTGGTCAGTTGCACCAGGTCATCGCCCTGCAACGGATATTCCGCCGCCCGCATGATGCCTTGGGTCATGTGCCGCAGCAGTTGTTCCCACAGATGCAGGTCGGCGGCGCCGGGTGGTATCGCCACCAGTTTGCCGTCGGCGCGGCGCGCTACCGCCTTGCAATGTACGTAGCCAACGTGCCGACCCAGCAACCGCGCGGCGCTGGCGGCGGACTGGTCCTGCCATTGCCAGTTGCCGATGTCGAAGGTCATTTTGATCGGCAAGTTGTGCTGCTCGACTTCATTGAAGAAACGCTGGAACGGCTCAATGCGGCCGCCGTGCAAGGTCTGGTCGTTTTCGACCAACAGTTGCACCGGGCACTGGCTCAGTTGCCTGGCCAATGCCTGGAGATCGTTGTTGTCGGTGAAGTAGCCGAGCGAGACTTTCAGCCACTTGGCGCCGAAGGTCTGAGCCCGTTGCAGGGTCCTGGCCAGTTCAGCGTTGGGCCGGGATTGACCGGCCAGCCACAGTTCCATGGGTGAGGAGTAGACGCTTTCCAGACCTTGAGCCTGAGTGGCATCGGCCAGTTGTGCCGGGTCCTCAACCGTCAACAACTCTTCACGCCATTCGATGCGTGTAGCGCCGGCGGCGGCCAATACGTCGACAAAACTGCCTTGACCGCGCTGGCGCACCAGGTCGGCGCCGTAACTCGACAGGCTGATGGAAACGGGTGGTTTATTCATTGTTATTTACCTCTGAAACCGGTTTCATTTTTGTTCAAAAAAAAGGGCCGCTTGTATGGTGTGCCCGCGAAGGCGCCAGCACAGTCAACCCAAAACCCCACGGGTCGACCCACGTACAATCAACCGCGCCGCAAAATCCACCGTACGCACCGCCCCGACATCCCCGCGCAACCGCTTGAGCAAACACTCAAACGCACTCGCGCCAATCTCCGCCGTCGGCTGGGCCAGGGCGGTGATCCCGCTGCCCACCAACGGATACCAATCCAGATCATCAAGGGCGATCAGGCCGATGTCTTCAAACAGATTGCACCCCAGTTCGCGCAACGAATGGGTGCTGGCCAGCGCGGCAATCCCGTTGGCACAGAACAGCGCTTTCGGCCCAGGGCCAGGTGTATCGAGGAAGGTTTTCAAACGAGAAGTCAGCTCGCCGCCGGTTTCGACCACTGCACCTTGCAGCGCCGAACGTTGCTCAATTTGCGCCTTGAAACTGCTCACCCGTTCAATCCGCGAACTGGTGCCGTCAAACGGTTCAGTCACCAACAGCACATCGCGATAGCCGCGCTCTTCCAGGTGGGCGAGGGCCATGGCGACAGCAGCCGGATTATCCAGGCCCACCAAATCGCTTTCGAGCTGCTCGACCTTGCGGTCCACCAGCACCAGCGGCATTTCCCGATGCAACTCGCGCAGTTCATCGCGGTGATGGCCCAGGGTGTTCACGATCAAGCCTTCGATGTTGTACGAACGCAACAGCGCCAAATGCTGACGTTCCTGCTCGTCATCGCGATCGGTATTGCACACCACAAGGCTGTAACCGTGTTGGCGGCAAGCGGTTTCCACGCCATGCATCACGGCAATCGAATAAGGGTTACGGATATCGGCCACCAGCATGCCGATCAGGCGGGTGCGTCCGCGTTTGAGGCCGCGGGCCATCTGGTTCGGGCGGTAGCCCAATTCACTGATGGCTTGTTCGATGCGCAGGGCAGTGGCGTCGGAGAGCAGGGCGCGGTCATCGCCAATGAAGCGCGAGACGCTGGCCTTGGACACGCCGGCGTGTTCGGCGACGTCGAGCATGGTGACGCGGCTGCGCTGGGCGGCGGAGAAATCGTTCACATCGATAGACCTTGTTATTCGTGTTGTCCGATGTTTCGTCAATGGTGACTGAAACCGGTTTCAGGGAAACCTATAACTCCATTGGCGTCAACTATATTTCGGCGGAGGTCGAGCCTGGATATAGGCCTTTCCAGACAGACGGTCGACAAACCTGTCAGATCTGACAGTAGCCAGATTTGGCGTACGAGCGCTAAATTTTCTTCAAGCGGAATGTTCAAAATTTCACATGAAGAGCTACTTAAATGTCTATGCATAGCGACCCAGAGCAACCCGTTGCTGCGAGTACCTCCGATGCAGGTATTTTGCTTGATCAACCACGTGTACTGGGTGTCGATCCCCTGGACCCTTCAGGAACCTTGCCAGCCGATGCCAGACTGAACGGGATCACTGTAATCATTCCGCAGTGGCCGAACTTTCCGACGGGCGTCCAAGTGCATACCGTGGATATTTACATTGTGGGCATTATAAACGCCGTCGCTCAGCGCAGTTATCGCGCTGCCGACGTTGCGCCGGAGTTCTTTATCCCGATTCCGGCAGCCTTGTTACCCGTTACACCATCGTTTGAGATTTTTTATAATGTTCGCACCCCGAATCCAACAACATCTCCTATAAGACGTTTGACATTCCGGGTCGCCCCCCCGCCGCAAGAACTTGCAGCCCCCATTTTTCCCGATGCCACCATCTATGGATACATAAACTGCAACAAGGTAGTAAGAGAACCTCCCGATCCGGATGCATTATTTGTTTGGGAGGGTATTCGGATATCGATTCCATTTGATGATCGTTTTCTTGCAAACGATGTCATTCAACTGGTTTGGCAGTGCTGGACGAATTTAAACGGTTCCGGCCCGGCTTTGACGCCTCCAGGAACCTTTTTACAGCAGATCACTGCGGCAGATATCAGCGGCAGGAATAACATTCGTATAGTCATACTGCCGTTCAACACCTGGATCGAACCGATGACGACTAACAATTCCGCGGATGCGACTTATACGTTGGTACGCAACGGTGTTCCGCAACTAACTTCCTTCAAAGGCATAGTAAAAGTTGACCGGAAAATACCCGGCGAGTCAGGGTTTTGCAAGAGCGCACCCTGAATGAGGTAATTATCTATCTGTCTGTTGTGGTAGATGCTTGATTGCAGTTGTCAAGCCAGCAATCGGTTGTTTGGGTGGTCGCTTGTTGTTTTTCAAGAATCTATTGTTGCTGTCCTGCAAGTTTAGTTGTCTGGAACGTGGCGGTATTGCTAGTTCTATTCCCTTCGTTCATTACGCTGACTTGTTTTTTTTATTGAAGTTCACATCGTTATGGAGAATCAAAAATGACCATTGTTCAAGATAGTGAAGTAGGTGCGTCGGGGGGTGGGGTTCTTGTTGCACCGACACCCACATTGCCGGACGGTCGCGGGGCAGCGGGCAATATCATTCCAGTGACAGCCATTCCGCCTGGGCGGGATTTGGTGCTCAGGATAGCGACAACGACGTGGGTCACTCCAAATGATAACGACACATACGAGGTACAGGTAACGCGCACGCAGCCTTCAACACCTCCTGTTGATTCGGATTTTTTGCCACGTCTGCCGATTGTCCGGTTTGGCCCAGTGGCTGCGCGACCAGCAGAAATTGACATCACAGTACCGGCCGGGTATCTGGGAGAAAATGCTACACCAGCAACCCCGACTCCCATTTGGGTACGGCTCAAACTCAGGGAAAGAGGTTTAAACGCCTTGACATCTCCCACAGTGCAGTTTTTTGTCGACCGCACTGCACCTTATCAGGCGAAGCCGTCACAGACCGGGACACTTCCGGGGACGCAACCCGGCGTCAAAGGCACTCCAGCCGTAACATTTCCCAACGCTCCCGTCGGCACAAGACTGGACGATGCCTGGGCATCGATACCAGCCAACGCCGCGGGGCTGAGGGTGGTGCCTGGCGTTGCCTACGCTAATCCGCAGCCAGACGATCGACTCACGCTGTATGCAGACGGAACTCGCACCGACCCTCCGGCAGTGCCGCCGCCATGCCCGTCGGTGGTGAAGTAGTGATCCCTATGAGCACCATACGCAGTGTTACCACTGGCAGGCTTCAGGTGTGGTTCCGTATAACGGATGTTGCGGGTAACTTCAGCAACTACTCGGTGAACTTCAGAGATGTATTGTTTCTGCCACTGCCGATATTGGCCCCGCCTATCGTCCTTTTGGCCAGCACTCCTGCGGACAACGTTATTGATCTGGACGATGTGCGTAGCCCGCAAGGGATTCAAGTACGCGTTAACCGCCCGACCAATTCGCTAAATACTGACGGAATCAGTCTTGCCTGGGGCGACGAAGCTGCTGAGGATTTGCTGTTTGGTACTGCCAATTTTCTGCTATTTACCATTCCCTGGTCGAAACTGTCGAGTGAATATCTTGATAAGCAAAGCGGTACGAATTGGGTTGTTCCGGTCACGGTGACGGCTGATTTGATGCGGGGTGGTTCGTCCATCAGCACCTCTGATGTTACTGTTGATACGGACTACTCAGTGCCCGGTAATCCTTATCCGATTGATCCGGTCAATCCGCCGCCCGATGTCAATCCTGAACTGAAACCGCTGATTGTACGCGGACAGGCGCCAGTGATAGATAACCAACTCGGTCCGCAAGATATCAATCAAACCGCCAGAGTCGTTATTGATCTCACACCTGTAACGCCTGGAACATGGCCAGACCCTGAGCCAGGTGACCAGGTAACCGTGCACTATTTTGGTGATGGTGGTGACGTTGTGGTTGGCTCAGCAGCTTTGACGGTGGGGAACATCAATACAACGATCGAAATCTTGTTGTCCTGGAACATCGTCGACGCTGGGGGGCAGGGATTGAAACAGATGTGGTGGGTAGTGGAGAACCCCAATCGCACTAATAGCCAGAAAGCTGCAGAAACCACGGTAACGGTCAATACGGTGGCTCTTGACCTTCCTGTTCCGGAACTTGTCCGGGACCCACTGGATGTTGGGACGCCTGATGGTTTCATCATTTGTAATACGTTGATTGCTCCTAATCGAGTGGCCCGATTCCGTATCCCGCCAAGTGTGGATCTCCCGACCGATACAGAAGTGACCTTTACCTGGCGCGGATGGCGCGATGCTGCCAAAACGATCCCGGCTCCCGCCAATACAGAGTTCACTGCTACGAGGAGGATAACGGCCGCTGAGACAGTTTCCGGGATGCTTTTTGATGTTGGACCTTATGATCCAGTCATTCGGAATGTTCCTTTACCGCCTCCCGCCACGCCTGATCCAGCAGTCGATTATTTTGGCTATGTAGAAGTCCAGTACACGATCCCTCTTGGGGGGTCATTGCCGGAGGACTTTACCATTTATC contains:
- a CDS encoding methyl-accepting chemotaxis protein, producing the protein MQDNLRKTIEQIAGSATQLGAAAEELSTVTEEASRGLQQQNNEIEQAATAVNEMTAAVEEVARNAVSTSEASNQSTLAAREGRNRVVETVDAIQTMTHDVQNTSVMIEGLAAQGRDIGKVLDVIRAIAEQTNLLALNAAIEAARAGEAGRGFAVVADEVRALAHRTAQSTQEIEKMVAGIQNGTGEAVSSMQQSNQRTQSTLEMARAAGVALEQITQSIHLINERNLVIASASEEQAQVSREVDRNLVNIRDLATQSAAGANQTSAATHELSRLAVDLNAMVARFVI
- a CDS encoding LacI family DNA-binding transcriptional regulator; the protein is MNDFSAAQRSRVTMLDVAEHAGVSKASVSRFIGDDRALLSDATALRIEQAISELGYRPNQMARGLKRGRTRLIGMLVADIRNPYSIAVMHGVETACRQHGYSLVVCNTDRDDEQERQHLALLRSYNIEGLIVNTLGHHRDELRELHREMPLVLVDRKVEQLESDLVGLDNPAAVAMALAHLEERGYRDVLLVTEPFDGTSSRIERVSSFKAQIEQRSALQGAVVETGGELTSRLKTFLDTPGPGPKALFCANGIAALASTHSLRELGCNLFEDIGLIALDDLDWYPLVGSGITALAQPTAEIGASAFECLLKRLRGDVGAVRTVDFAARLIVRGSTRGVLG
- a CDS encoding sugar kinase encodes the protein MSEIDILSFGETMAMFVAEQNGDLAEVGHFHKRIAGADNNVAIGLSRLGFNVAWLSRVGADSLGRFVIDTLEKEGLDCRHVELDSAHPTGFQLKSRTDDGSDPVVEYFRRGSAASHLSVQSIKPELLSARHLHATGIPPALSASAREMSFELMSRMRNAGRSVSFDPNLRPSLWASEQQMISEINRLAALAHWVLPGLSEGRLLTGFEDPADIAAFYLDQGAEAVAIKLGPHGAYYRTHLDQGFVAGVPVATVVDTVGAGDGFAVGMISALLENHSFADAVQRANWIGSRAVQSRGDMEGLPTRMELPSHIPDRPHAPAWECSP
- a CDS encoding sugar phosphate isomerase/epimerase family protein — protein: MNKPPVSISLSSYGADLVRQRGQGSFVDVLAAAGATRIEWREELLTVEDPAQLADATQAQGLESVYSSPMELWLAGQSRPNAELARTLQRAQTFGAKWLKVSLGYFTDNNDLQALARQLSQCPVQLLVENDQTLHGGRIEPFQRFFNEVEQHNLPIKMTFDIGNWQWQDQSAASAARLLGRHVGYVHCKAVARRADGKLVAIPPGAADLHLWEQLLRHMTQGIMRAAEYPLQGDDLVQLTSEHVATLARLGQSRLESAHV
- a CDS encoding pyridoxal phosphate-dependent aminotransferase, with translation MRYSALTQRIAGDGAAAWQIHDRALELREQGVDVLLLTVGDPDFDTPRPIVQAAIDSLLAGDTHYSDVRGTRALRDSIASRHRRRSGQAVDAGHVIVLPGAQCAVYSVAQCLLDPGDEVIVAEPMYVTYEGVFGACGAKVVPVAVRPENGFRVDPADVAALITPKTRVILLNSPNNPSGASLSLKIWQELAQLCVRHDLWLISDEVYSDLLYEGEHVSPASLPGMAERTATINSLSKSHAMSGWRVGWVIGPKPLAEHLMHLSLCMLFGIPDFVQKAAQVALDGDLPEVAQMREEYRQRRDLVCARLSACPGIRPIVPDGGMFVMVDIRPTGLCAQGFAERLLEGYGVSVLAGEAFGPSAAGHIRIGLVVDQVKLADACRRIALCAADLLEARRA
- a CDS encoding MFS transporter, yielding MKTATLATRRWWYIMPIVFITYSLAYLDRANYGFAAASGMAEDLMITPGLSSMLGALFFLGYFFFQVPGAIYAQKHSVKKLIFVSLILWGGLATLTGIVSSAYWLIVIRFMLGVVEAAVMPAMLVYLCHWFTRAERSRANTFLILGNPVTMLWMSVVSGYLVQHFSWRWMFIIEGLPAVLWAFIWWRLADERPAQAEWLSDQEKQDLESALAAEQVGIKAVKNYAEAFRSPKVIVLALQFFCWSIGVYGFVLWLPSILKAGLQMDMVEAGWLSALPYLAAVIGMLAVSWGSDKLQKRKRFVWPPLLIASIAFYGSYALGAEHFWWSYTLLVIAGACMYAPYGPFFAIVPEILPANVAGGAMALINSMGALGSFGGSYLVGYLNSTTGSPGASYLLMSGALMLSVVLTIFLKPGASDRVVAKAVAKRPVPAHP
- a CDS encoding NAD(P)-dependent oxidoreductase, coding for MKKQVVLYKKLSPLLMARLHEQTDVTLIDSLDAEGLAKLRDALPRAQGLLGASLKLDAGLLDLAPNLEAIASVSVGVDNYDIDYLTERRILLSNTPDVLTETTADTGFALILASARRVVELANMVRAGQWNRNVGPAQFGTDVHGKTLGIIGMGRIGEALAQRGHFGFGMPVIYHSHSPKPAVEQRFNAQYRSLPQLLQEADFVCLTLPLTAETERLIGAEQFALMGPETIFINISRGKVVDEAALIQALREGQIRAAGLDVFEREPLNHDSPLMQLNNVVATPHIGSATHETREAMARCAVDNLLMALAGERPVNLVNAGAWKA